The Bacteroidota bacterium genome includes a window with the following:
- a CDS encoding type II toxin-antitoxin system VapC family toxin: MSTYLLDTCTFLWLNLEPEALSDRAREICQDIRNSMLLSPVSVWEIELKFRMGNLALTVDPPSFIRQFRSLHLIDTVPFEEEDAFLHAGLPFHHKDPFDRMLICQAIARNIPLLTPDDKISKYAVQTIW, from the coding sequence GTGAGCACTTACCTCCTTGACACCTGCACGTTCTTATGGCTCAACCTCGAGCCGGAAGCACTCTCTGATCGGGCACGCGAAATCTGCCAGGATATTAGAAATTCGATGTTGTTGAGCCCTGTGTCCGTATGGGAGATCGAGTTGAAGTTTAGAATGGGGAATTTGGCGCTGACAGTAGATCCACCGTCCTTTATAAGGCAATTTAGATCCTTACATCTTATCGACACTGTGCCGTTTGAAGAAGAAGATGCATTCCTACATGCTGGTCTACCCTTTCATCACAAAGATCCATTTGATCGCATGCTAATCTGTCAGGCGATAGCACGAAATATCCCTCTGCTAACGCCCGACGATAAAATCAGCAAATATGCAGTCCAGACAATCTGGTAG